GTCGTTGTCGCGCTCGACGGTGAAGTCGGGCGTGATGTAGTTCGTCTGCGTGGCGAAGTCGCCCTCGCCCGGCTTCGGGTCGAGGCTGCGGACGAGGTCGTAGGCCTCCTTGAGCTCGAAGTCGTCGAGGTTCAGCTTCCGCTTGATGGCGTCGAAGTGCTTCATCGTGAACGGCTTGTAGCAGTCCCGGAGCATGTCGATCGCGTTCTCGCGGCCGTCGACCTCGTCGCCCAGCACGTCGAGCTGGATGAGGAGGCACTCGCGGAGGTCGCGCGCGGCGATGCCGACGGGGTCGAGCCGCTGGATCCGCGAGAGCACGCGCTCCACGTCGTCCTCGGTGAGCACGACGCCGTAGTTGAACATGACGTCGTCGAGGATCGACTCGACGGGCCGGCGGAGGTAGCCGTCCTCGTCGATCGACCCGATGATCTGGTCGGCCACGAGCTCTTCGGTCTCGTCGAGGTCGAGGAGGCCGACCTGCTCGCGGAGGCCCTCCGCCAGCGACGACAGGGCCGGCATGGGCGACTCGCGGTCGTCCTCCTCAGCCGAGTGATCGACCTGGGCCTTGTAGCCGTAGAGGTCGTCGGGCGCGTTCAAGAACTCGTCCCAGTCGAACTCGTCGTCGGACGACGACTGGGTGTCGTCGGACGGGAGGTCGTCGTCGAGGTCGCTCGAGCCGTCGTCGGTCGGCTCGTCGGAGTTGTCGAGCTGGAGGTCGTCCTCCTCCTCGCCCTCCTCCAGGAGCGGGTTGCTCTCGAGCTCGGCCTTGATCCGCTGCTCGAGCGCGAGCGTCGGCAGCTGCAGCAGCTTGATGTACTGGATCTGCTGCGGCGAGAGCTTCTGCTGGAGGCTTTGCTTTTGCTGGAGGTTGAGCATCGGGGGGACGGACGACGCGGGGGGTATCGGAAAGCGAGATGGGCCTGTTAAGAGGCGGCCGGCGCGGGCGCCTCGTCCTGCGGCCCGATGCCGACGTCGAGGCGGCGCTGGCGGAGCGTCTCGCGGAAGCGGTCGACCCAATCGGCGCCGTACTTCCGGGCGAGCGGGCGCTCGAGGAAGTCGGCCAGCTGGACACCGGTCCGCTCGCCGTGGGGCACGGCCGGGGCGCAGAGGTCGATCCGCTCGTAGTTCAGCACGTCGACGGCGTCCTCGCCCTCGCCGTACGTCTCGGCGCGGACGGGGTAGAGGTGGCACGAGACGGGCTTCTCGAAGCCGAGCTTGCCCGCCCAGAACGCCTGCTGGAGCGCGCACTTGGCGACGCCGGAGCCGGCCCCGCCGCCGTCGTACACCACGAACACGCACTCGCGATTGCGGACGGTCGTGGTGTGGTAGCCGCCGCGCTCGGTGCCTTCCCAGACGCCGCGCCGAGCGATCTCGGCACGGGCCTCGGGTCGGAGCCGATGCTCGACCACCGGCAGCGCGTGTTCGAGCGCCTCGCGCTCGTCGGGCTCGAGCGGCGCGCCGCGGTCGCCGTGCACGCAGCACGCGCCGAAGCAGCTCCCGAGGTGGCACGCGAAGGGCGCGTCGAGGAGCGCGTCGGAGACGAGGACGTGGTCGACAGCAAACATGGTTCCAACGTAGGTCCGGGGGCGGTCCGCGGTCAACGGAGAAATCCCCGGAGGCCGTGCCCGGAGGCCCGGCCTGCCTCGGCGGACGACCGAGGCGGGCACCTCCGCGTCGAGGCGGCAGTCCTACTCGCCCGCCAGCGCGGCGCGGGCCGCCGGCGCGATCCGCCCGACCCATCCGGCGTAGGCCTCGGCGCGCGGGTGGAGCCCGTCGTGCACGACGAGGTCGCCCTGCAGGCGCGAGAGCCCGGTGATGTCGACCCACGCGACCCCGGCCGCCTCGGCCTCTTCGCGAGCGATGGCGTTGAAGGCGTCCACTTCGGCCGCGATCTGGTCTGGCGTCCGCTCTGCTTGTTCGGCGAACGGCGTCACGCTCCAGTCCGGGAACGACACCGCGACGACGCGGCCGGGGTCGTCGCCGGCAAAGCCGATGGCCCGGCCGAGCACGCGGCGGTAGTCCGCCCGGTAGCCGTCGAGCGAGTACCGCCGGTACTGGTCGTTCACGCCGATGAGCAGCGTGACGAGGTCGAATGGTCCCTGCGGGTCCGCGGCGCCGATGCCCGCGTCGAGCTCGTCGACCGTCCATCCGGTCTGAGCGACGATGATCGGCGGCTCGACGTCGAGGCCCGAATCGCGGAGCGTGTCGGCGAGCTGGTTCGGCCAGCGGTCCGCCCGCTTGGTCCCCTCGCCGATGGTGTACGAGTCGCCGAGGGCGAGATAGCGGACGGGCCCGGCGGGCTCCGGCGTCGGGGCGGGCGTGGGCGACTCGGACATGCAGCCGGCGGCGAGGACGAGGAGGGCGAGCGCGAGGCGTCTCATGCGACGGCGTCGAGGATCGCGTCGGCGACGGCGGCCTTCGAGGCGGTCGGGATCTCGACGCGGGCGCCGTCGCGGCCGATCAGCGTCACGCGGTTCGTGGCGGAGCCCATGCCGGCGCCGGCCTCGCCCTGCACGTTGAGCGCGATCCAGTCGAGGTTCTTCCGTTCCAGCTTGTTGCGGGCATGGGTTTCGCCGTCGTGCGTCTCGAGCGCGAACCCGACGAGCGTCTGCCCGTCCCGCTTCCTCTCGCCGAGCGTCGCCAGCACGTCGGGCGTCCGGCGGAGCGCGAGCGTGAGGTCGCCCTCCCCCTTCTTGAGCTTCCGGTCGGAGGGCGCGGCCGGCGCGTAGTCACTCACGGCGGCGGCGGCGATGACGAGGTCGGCGTCGGCGTGCGCGAGGGCGGCCTCCAGGAGGTCGTCGGCTGAGACGATGTCGACGCGCTCGACGCCGGGCGGCGTGTCGAGGCGGACGGGGCCGGCGAGGAGCGTCACGCGGGCCCCTCGCCGAGCGGCGGCCGCGGCGAGGGCGAACCCCATCGTCCCGGTCGACCCGTTGGAGAGGAACCGGACGGGGTCGATGGCCTCCCGCGTGGGCCCGGCCGTGACGAGCACGTGGCGGCCCGCGAGGGACCGGTCGGGCGTCTCCACCTCGGTGCCGAGGCGGGGGGAGCCAAGCCACTCATCGATTCGCCGGACGAGCTCTTCGGGCTCCGGCAGGCGGCCGTCGCCGACGAGGCCGGAGGCGAGCTCGCCGTGGGCGGGCGTGACCACCTCGACGCCGTCGGCCCGGAGCTGGCGGACGTTCCGCTGCGTGGCCGGGTGGCCCCACATGTCGTGGTCCATGGCCGGCGCCACTAGGACTGGGCAGCGCGCTGAGAGCACGACGGCCGTCAGCATGGAGTCGCAGAAGCCGCCGGCCAGCTTCGCGAGCGTCTGCGCCGTGGCGGGCGCGATGACGACGCCATCCGCCCAGAGCCCGAGGTCGACGTGCTTCGTCCACGCCGTCTGGGCCTCGCCCGCCTCGGGGAACAGCTCCGTCAGGACCTCGCGGCCCGCCAGCGTCGCGATGGTGAGCGGCGGGATGAAACGGGCCGCCGCGGCCGTCATCACGGGCTGGACCTCGGCGCCGGCCTTGACGAGGCGGCGCGTGAGGTCGGCGGCCTTGTAGGCCGCGATGCTCCCCGTGATGCCGAGGACGAGCTTTTTTCCTTCGAGCGACACGAGGCGGTGGGCGGAGAGCGGGGGCGTCCCCCCACGTACCCCGCCCGACGGACTAGGCTCCGTCGCCCTCGGCCGCGGTCGGGTTGCGGAAGTAGAGCTCGTCCTGCTCGAGCTCCTCGATGGCCGCGCGGCTCGGCTTCGGCTGGCGCTCGTACTCGAGCGAGATGCGGAGCTGGTCCTCGTTCGAGCGGAGCTCCTCGGCCGGGTCGAGCGAGAGGTCCTCGAAGTAGCTCAGGCGCTGGTCGAGCTCGGCCTTGGTCTTGGCCGAGAGCTGCCGGGCGCGCTTCGAGAGCACGGCGACGGTTTCGTAGAGGTTGCCGGTCGCCTCGGCCATCTTGGCCGTGTCGAGGGTCTGGATCGCCATGAAGTAGGGGGTTCGGTGCGCAGGAACGGGACAGAGTACGCGCGCCCGCGGGGCCGGATCGGCTAAAAACGCGGGAAGGAGTCGGGGCGAGGGGGGCGGGGATGAGGGCTTCGGCCTCACGCCTCGTCCCGCATCCCTCTCGATTCCAAGAACTCCCGGACGTGGGCGACGGTCTCCGCGACGGCCGCATCGAGGTCGTCGTTGACGATGACGGCGTCGAACTCGGGGGCGGTCGCCATCTCCATCTTGGCCCGTTCGAGCCGTGTCGTCACCTGCTTCTCCGTCTCCGTCCCCCGCGCGTGGAGCCGGTCGGCGAGGGCCGTGAGGCTGGGCGGGGCGATGAACAGGGTCCGCGCGGCGTCGCCGTAGAGGCGCTTCACGTTGAGGGCGCCCTTCACGTCGATGTCGAGCACGACCGCTCGGACGTCGTCCATCCGGGCGATCCGCTCGACCTCCTGGCGGAGCGTGCCGTAGAACCGGCCGGGGTAGACCTCCTCGTGCTCCAGGAAGTCGCCGGCGTCGAGGCGTTCGCGGAACGCGTCGGGCGAGAGGAAGAAGTAGTCGACCCCATGGCGCTCGGCGGGCCGCGGGTCGCGCGTCGTGGCCGAGACCGAGAACCGGAGGCCCTCCACCTCGGCCATCAGCCGGCGCGCGATCGTCGTCTTGCCCGCGCCGCTCGGCGCCGTGAGCACGATGAGGTTCATGAGGGGTGGGGACTGAGGACGTGGGGGACTCGGGACTGGGGAGGGGCGGTGAGCCCCTGGTCCCCGCAGTCCCCAGTCCCTCAGACGACGTTCTGCACCTGCTCGCGGATCTTCTCGAGCTCCTCCTTCATCGAGACCGAGAGGCGCGTGAGCTCGGCGTCGTTGGCCTTCGACCCGATGGTGTTGACCTCGCGGCCGATCTCCTGGGCCAGAAAGTTGAGC
This sequence is a window from Rubrivirga marina. Protein-coding genes within it:
- the rpoN gene encoding RNA polymerase factor sigma-54 yields the protein MLNLQQKQSLQQKLSPQQIQYIKLLQLPTLALEQRIKAELESNPLLEEGEEEDDLQLDNSDEPTDDGSSDLDDDLPSDDTQSSSDDEFDWDEFLNAPDDLYGYKAQVDHSAEEDDRESPMPALSSLAEGLREQVGLLDLDETEELVADQIIGSIDEDGYLRRPVESILDDVMFNYGVVLTEDDVERVLSRIQRLDPVGIAARDLRECLLIQLDVLGDEVDGRENAIDMLRDCYKPFTMKHFDAIKRKLNLDDFELKEAYDLVRSLDPKPGEGDFATQTNYITPDFTVERDNDDFRILLNGRNAPELRVSRHYRNMWNDLSAKKTKGDEKAKETKDFLKTRMESARWFINSIQQRRNTLLRVMEAIVEVQHDFFEHGEGHLKPMILKDIADIIHMDISTVSRVVNGKYVQTEYGVYELKHFFSEGITSDEGEEVSNKEVKALLERIIAKEDKTKPYSDQKLADLLAEEGFPIARRTVTKYREQLNVPVARLRKQIVLA
- a CDS encoding DUF3109 family protein, coding for MFAVDHVLVSDALLDAPFACHLGSCFGACCVHGDRGAPLEPDEREALEHALPVVEHRLRPEARAEIARRGVWEGTERGGYHTTTVRNRECVFVVYDGGGAGSGVAKCALQQAFWAGKLGFEKPVSCHLYPVRAETYGEGEDAVDVLNYERIDLCAPAVPHGERTGVQLADFLERPLARKYGADWVDRFRETLRQRRLDVGIGPQDEAPAPAAS
- a CDS encoding GDSL-type esterase/lipase family protein, with product MSESPTPAPTPEPAGPVRYLALGDSYTIGEGTKRADRWPNQLADTLRDSGLDVEPPIIVAQTGWTVDELDAGIGAADPQGPFDLVTLLIGVNDQYRRYSLDGYRADYRRVLGRAIGFAGDDPGRVVAVSFPDWSVTPFAEQAERTPDQIAAEVDAFNAIAREEAEAAGVAWVDITGLSRLQGDLVVHDGLHPRAEAYAGWVGRIAPAARAALAGE
- the coaBC gene encoding bifunctional phosphopantothenoylcysteine decarboxylase/phosphopantothenate--cysteine ligase CoaBC, which encodes MSLEGKKLVLGITGSIAAYKAADLTRRLVKAGAEVQPVMTAAAARFIPPLTIATLAGREVLTELFPEAGEAQTAWTKHVDLGLWADGVVIAPATAQTLAKLAGGFCDSMLTAVVLSARCPVLVAPAMDHDMWGHPATQRNVRQLRADGVEVVTPAHGELASGLVGDGRLPEPEELVRRIDEWLGSPRLGTEVETPDRSLAGRHVLVTAGPTREAIDPVRFLSNGSTGTMGFALAAAAARRGARVTLLAGPVRLDTPPGVERVDIVSADDLLEAALAHADADLVIAAAAVSDYAPAAPSDRKLKKGEGDLTLALRRTPDVLATLGERKRDGQTLVGFALETHDGETHARNKLERKNLDWIALNVQGEAGAGMGSATNRVTLIGRDGARVEIPTASKAAVADAILDAVA
- a CDS encoding DNA-directed RNA polymerase subunit omega, encoding MAIQTLDTAKMAEATGNLYETVAVLSKRARQLSAKTKAELDQRLSYFEDLSLDPAEELRSNEDQLRISLEYERQPKPSRAAIEELEQDELYFRNPTAAEGDGA
- the gmk gene encoding guanylate kinase, with the protein product MNLIVLTAPSGAGKTTIARRLMAEVEGLRFSVSATTRDPRPAERHGVDYFFLSPDAFRERLDAGDFLEHEEVYPGRFYGTLRQEVERIARMDDVRAVVLDIDVKGALNVKRLYGDAARTLFIAPPSLTALADRLHARGTETEKQVTTRLERAKMEMATAPEFDAVIVNDDLDAAVAETVAHVREFLESRGMRDEA